AATGTTTGCATTTTGCATAATAAAAAAGTGCTTCGTAGTGTTGGGGGCGGTAGTTTATAATTTCTGCATATAGTTTTTCGGCTTCTTTATAATTTTTTTCGTTATAATAGAAACGCGCATTTGTCAGCATAGCATCAATTTCAACATCAATTTTCGCGAATACTTTTTGTATTTCTTCAGTGGCAATTTCAGTAACTATCCATTTTCTGAAAAATTCTACGTAAAAGCTGTATTTTTCTTTATTAACATTTTTCAAAAACTTAATATTATTCAGCCTGTTTAATGTATCATAAAGTTTGTCGCAAGCCGGCAATACAGCCAAATTTGCAGCCCTAACTTTTATATTTTCCCCGCAAATATCATCCTTGCTTTCTTGTAGTAGTGCGGCAATATATAGCACAATTTTGTCTTTTGGAGTGAGAGTATCCCAAATCCAAATCACTCCGTTGCTATATCGTTTTATGGCAATTGGCAAACTTTCTTCAACCGTCTGCAAATTAATGTTTTGCAGGTTTTTGTCCAATGCAAGATCGAAGGCAATATGTGCCAGACATTGAGTGAAATATGGCTGTCCTCCGGTAATTTCAAATATTTTTTGTTTGGCATCGTCCGAAATTGGTAAAATGTTATCGGCTTGTGCAAGCAATTGTTTAACTATTTCGTTGGAGAAATACCCGATTTCTATTTGTTGTCCGAATTTAGTAATTTGTCCAAAACGCGCAGTATCAAGGTCTTTATAGTTTCTGCCAATCGCAAAAACTATTTTTAAGGGAATATTATTTTGTTTCAGCTTTTCAATAATTGCGGCACAATAGGGTATAAAACGATGATACGAAAATGTTTTTTTAAATTCCCGAATGCTTTCAAGCTCACCTAAAACATCAAATTCATCGAACAGAAGAATTAGTTTACGGTTTTTCAGATTTTTTTTTAATAAAGGTAAAAACTCAGAAATAAAACTATTTTCGTTAATAATGATTTTAAATTCAAAATCTAATTCTTTGGCAATTCTTTGAGCAATTTTATTTAATAAATCGTTCAAATCTGTTTCGCCTTCAGCTTGCAGAGTTATATATATTGCTTTTGAATTATTATTGTTATGAAGTTTTTCAATTTTTTTCAAGACCGAAGTTTTCCCTATTCGCCTTTGTCCCGATAACAAAAAGTTATAATCTTTTTCGCGTTCAATAAATTTTTCTATTTCACGTAGTACTTCTTCTCTGTCGAAAAAATCGTTTTCAGCATAAACTTCTGCTGATGTTATAAAAGGATTTTGGTATGTATTCATAACAAAATTATTTTTTTTCTAATT
This DNA window, taken from Bacteroidota bacterium, encodes the following:
- a CDS encoding AAA family ATPase — translated: MNTYQNPFITSAEVYAENDFFDREEVLREIEKFIEREKDYNFLLSGQRRIGKTSVLKKIEKLHNNNNSKAIYITLQAEGETDLNDLLNKIAQRIAKELDFEFKIIINENSFISEFLPLLKKNLKNRKLILLFDEFDVLGELESIREFKKTFSYHRFIPYCAAIIEKLKQNNIPLKIVFAIGRNYKDLDTARFGQITKFGQQIEIGYFSNEIVKQLLAQADNILPISDDAKQKIFEITGGQPYFTQCLAHIAFDLALDKNLQNINLQTVEESLPIAIKRYSNGVIWIWDTLTPKDKIVLYIAALLQESKDDICGENIKVRAANLAVLPACDKLYDTLNRLNNIKFLKNVNKEKYSFYVEFFRKWIVTEIATEEIQKVFAKIDVEIDAMLTNARFYYNEKNYKEAEKLYAEIINYRPQHYEALFYYAKCKHLQNNKTSENYKEIFENYYNAHKLKPAYKSNEFLNFLYEYFSFSKKQKIENQEIILLINKLNPNDIEINKLVGLESIKQLEKELNTKFKKVDISEIIIYRWEKTAEYSSNPNGVVTGLSIVRFGLTEIPQTLTKYRTLTNLNLGYNKIADISALKELKSLTELNLNDNQITDISALKELKNLTELDLRFNKITDISVLASLSKFKTLTSLYK